One part of the Clostridium thermosuccinogenes genome encodes these proteins:
- a CDS encoding arginase has protein sequence MGKCLLSIDWDYFIQMQKENWGSYIENKKNLMDLWYKRFLQAKAQGRNIQNSYRLSSGVDIFWEKIRRFFRFDKDVKAYVSDSHSLSYDIAANHGLRTVYLFDSHSDLGYGGTSSLNFEINCANWLGKLFKDNRIDEANIIYSPFTAEKPEYFKAMNSIYRIRYLSPDDLAAGIDVGAVHICRSGAWTPPWLDKRFEHFIKSSGLPFNITDCPARKWDTKNISLSDQINYLMA, from the coding sequence ATGGGAAAATGCTTGTTGTCTATTGACTGGGATTATTTTATCCAAATGCAAAAAGAAAACTGGGGTTCATATATAGAAAATAAAAAAAACCTGATGGATTTATGGTATAAGCGATTCCTGCAGGCGAAAGCACAAGGCAGGAACATTCAGAATTCTTACCGGCTTTCCTCAGGAGTGGACATCTTCTGGGAAAAAATCAGGCGGTTCTTCCGATTTGACAAGGATGTAAAGGCTTATGTTTCCGACTCCCATTCCCTGTCCTATGACATAGCCGCAAATCACGGCTTGAGGACAGTATACCTGTTTGACTCCCATTCCGACCTGGGTTATGGGGGTACCTCCTCCCTTAATTTCGAGATAAACTGTGCCAACTGGCTCGGCAAGCTTTTTAAAGATAATCGGATAGATGAAGCTAATATAATATACAGCCCTTTTACAGCTGAAAAGCCGGAATATTTCAAGGCTATGAACAGCATTTACAGGATTCGGTATCTGTCTCCCGATGATCTGGCTGCAGGCATTGATGTTGGGGCAGTTCATATATGCCGTTCCGGAGCATGGACTCCTCCTTGGCTGGACAAAAGGTTTGAGCATTTCATTAAGTCCTCAGGGCTTCCATTTAATATTACCGACTGTCCGGCGAGAAAGTGGGATACGAAGAATATAAGCCTTTCTGATCAAATCAATTATCTGATGGCATGA
- a CDS encoding deoxycytidylate deaminase, producing the protein MRPSWDEYFMDIVELIKTRSTCLRRQVGALIVKDKRILATGYNGAPTGCRHCEEIGCMREELNIPSGQRHELCRAIHAEQNAIVQAAYSGTSVKDGTLYVTNQPCVLCAKMIINAGIKKVVFKGDYPDELSMELLKEAGVRVVRF; encoded by the coding sequence ATGAGGCCGTCGTGGGATGAATATTTCATGGATATTGTTGAGCTTATTAAGACCAGATCTACATGCTTGAGGCGGCAGGTAGGCGCCTTGATTGTCAAAGATAAGAGAATTCTTGCAACCGGATATAACGGCGCACCTACAGGGTGCAGGCATTGCGAAGAAATTGGTTGTATGAGAGAAGAGCTTAATATTCCTTCCGGCCAGAGGCATGAGCTTTGCAGAGCTATCCATGCGGAGCAAAATGCCATCGTGCAGGCAGCTTACTCAGGCACCAGCGTAAAAGACGGAACGTTATATGTGACTAATCAGCCTTGTGTCTTATGCGCAAAGATGATCATAAATGCTGGAATAAAGAAAGTAGTTTTTAAAGGCGATTACCCGGACGAGCTTTCCATGGAGCTGCTAAAGGAGGCAGGGGTAAGGGTAGTCAGGTTTTAA
- the prfA gene encoding peptide chain release factor 1 has translation MFDRLEVIENRYEEISLKLSDPSVIANQDEYKKLMKEYSDLEEIVEKYREYKKVIKDIDDTKKLREEKLDKEMHEMVEAELAESEEKRKQIEKELKILLLPKDPNDDKSVIVEIRAGAGGEEAALFAGVLFRAYTKYAESKRWKVEMLDSNPTELGGFKEVIFTIEAKGAYSRLKFESGVHRVQRVPTTEASGRIHTSTVTVAVLPEVDEVDVEINPSDLQIDTFRASGAGGQHINKTESAIRITHIPTGLVVTCQDERSQHKNREKAMRVLRSKLYNMAQEQQNSELAQARKSQVGTGDRSERIRTYNYPQGRVTDHRIGLTLYKIDEILDGDFDEIIDALITTEQTGKLGNGDDEDWN, from the coding sequence ATGTTTGACAGGCTGGAAGTAATAGAAAACAGATATGAGGAGATAAGCTTAAAGTTAAGCGATCCTTCCGTTATCGCCAATCAGGATGAATATAAGAAGCTGATGAAAGAATATTCGGACTTGGAAGAAATCGTGGAGAAATACCGTGAGTATAAGAAGGTTATAAAGGATATCGACGACACCAAGAAGCTTCGCGAGGAAAAGCTGGATAAAGAGATGCATGAAATGGTGGAGGCGGAGCTGGCGGAATCGGAGGAAAAGCGGAAACAGATAGAAAAGGAACTGAAAATTCTTCTCCTTCCGAAAGATCCCAATGACGACAAAAGTGTCATAGTGGAAATCCGTGCCGGGGCAGGAGGAGAAGAAGCAGCGCTGTTTGCCGGCGTGCTTTTCAGAGCATATACAAAGTATGCCGAGAGCAAACGCTGGAAAGTAGAAATGTTAGATTCCAATCCCACCGAATTGGGTGGTTTCAAGGAAGTCATATTCACAATTGAAGCAAAAGGCGCATACAGCCGTCTGAAGTTTGAGAGTGGTGTTCACAGAGTACAGAGGGTTCCCACTACGGAAGCAAGCGGCAGAATACATACTTCCACTGTCACTGTGGCCGTCCTGCCTGAAGTGGATGAAGTGGATGTCGAAATAAATCCCTCCGATCTCCAGATAGATACTTTCAGAGCCAGCGGAGCAGGAGGCCAGCACATTAACAAAACTGAATCCGCTATAAGGATAACCCATATCCCTACAGGGCTGGTGGTCACATGCCAGGACGAAAGGTCCCAGCACAAAAACAGAGAAAAGGCAATGAGGGTGCTCCGTTCAAAGCTGTATAACATGGCCCAGGAGCAGCAGAATTCCGAACTCGCCCAGGCCAGAAAGAGCCAAGTCGGTACGGGAGACCGGAGCGAAAGGATCAGGACGTACAACTATCCGCAGGGAAGGGTTACAGATCACAGAATAGGCTTAACCCTCTATAAAATTGATGAAATCCTGGACGGTGATTTTGACGAAATCATAGATGCTTTGATAACCACCGAACAGACAGGAAAACTGGGGAACGGCGACGACGAAGACTGGAATTGA
- a CDS encoding nucleoid-associated protein, translating to MAEEIIIKRAVLHILDNNVTMPVLSDKELDIDEDQSNFIGKHIERIMSDNNAKMARFSDAPNFIRDICCEIKLNPDFFLQGSIGIAEGLFSIMQKNVDIPPADLICCLFYYESQPHLGILKLNYKTGYTHYVEQGEEGNINTIIRYRTLLPSESQKADECVLINLESLEMKLIEKAYEINGEREYYFSGMFLNCTTQLSDNEKVKIINKVAQKISKKYYDEDFETAAKLKKAISDSFEETKAIQLDNLVEEVFDKNVEIRNEYMEEIHKAGLTEKSIPIPEKLAEKKFRTHRIKTDTGIEINFPPSLYNNKEKIEFVNNSDGTISIIIKNVGKIINK from the coding sequence ATGGCGGAAGAGATAATTATAAAAAGAGCGGTGCTTCATATACTGGACAACAATGTCACCATGCCAGTCCTTTCCGACAAGGAGCTCGATATCGATGAAGACCAGAGTAATTTTATCGGAAAGCATATCGAGAGGATTATGTCCGATAATAACGCAAAGATGGCGCGATTTAGTGATGCTCCAAATTTTATAAGGGATATATGCTGTGAAATCAAGCTTAATCCGGATTTTTTCCTCCAAGGCAGTATTGGAATTGCAGAAGGGTTGTTCAGCATTATGCAAAAGAATGTGGATATTCCTCCAGCAGACCTGATCTGCTGCCTTTTTTATTATGAAAGCCAGCCACACCTGGGCATTTTAAAGCTTAACTACAAAACAGGATATACCCATTATGTCGAACAGGGAGAAGAGGGCAATATCAACACGATAATCCGGTATAGAACCTTGCTGCCTTCGGAGTCCCAAAAAGCTGACGAATGTGTCCTAATTAACCTTGAAAGTCTTGAGATGAAGCTCATTGAGAAGGCTTATGAAATAAACGGGGAAAGGGAATATTATTTTTCAGGCATGTTTTTGAACTGTACGACCCAGCTTTCGGACAATGAAAAGGTAAAAATTATCAACAAGGTGGCGCAGAAAATCAGCAAAAAGTATTATGATGAAGATTTTGAAACCGCAGCCAAGCTGAAGAAAGCCATATCGGACAGCTTTGAGGAAACAAAGGCTATTCAGTTGGATAATCTGGTGGAAGAAGTTTTTGATAAAAATGTTGAAATCCGTAACGAGTATATGGAAGAAATACATAAAGCAGGCTTGACGGAGAAGAGCATTCCCATACCGGAAAAGCTGGCGGAAAAGAAGTTCAGAACCCATAGAATAAAGACTGATACGGGAATAGAAATAAATTTTCCGCCGAGCTTGTATAACAACAAGGAAAAGATTGAATTTGTCAATAATTCCGACGGAACGATATCAATAATTATAAAAAATGTAGGCAAAATAATTAATAAGTGA
- a CDS encoding DUF2089 domain-containing protein, whose translation MAGEVLGKCPVCGNDTEVTRISCNSCGTAIEGHFHLCKFCKLTAEQKTFIDVFIKCRGNIKEVEKELGISYPTVKNRLEDVAAALGYKQDIEPEPSRNRKEILDKLNSGEISVDEAIDLLKE comes from the coding sequence ATGGCAGGTGAAGTTCTTGGAAAGTGCCCTGTATGCGGCAATGATACCGAAGTTACCAGAATCAGCTGCAATTCATGCGGCACAGCTATAGAAGGTCATTTTCATCTTTGCAAATTTTGCAAATTAACAGCAGAACAGAAGACTTTTATAGATGTATTTATAAAATGCAGAGGAAATATTAAAGAAGTGGAAAAAGAACTGGGCATATCCTATCCCACCGTAAAAAACAGGCTTGAAGATGTTGCCGCAGCTCTTGGTTATAAGCAGGATATAGAGCCCGAACCATCCCGCAACAGAAAGGAAATCCTGGATAAGCTAAATAGCGGTGAAATCAGCGTCGATGAAGCCATCGACCTGTTAAAGGAATAA
- a CDS encoding low molecular weight protein arginine phosphatase codes for MESILFVCTGNTCRSSMAEGIFRGELKKDKELAERFEVSSAGISAFDGEPASEYAVSALKDLYGLDISLHRARLLKKEHIDNASLILTMTRSHKQAICSLFPEARKKTFTLKEFAYEYGVSDRTAKSSFNPDISDPFGMPENIYKQCAREIKDAVVRTVEKLRNYGK; via the coding sequence ATGGAGAGTATACTATTCGTATGTACAGGCAATACTTGCAGAAGCAGCATGGCCGAAGGGATTTTCAGAGGGGAACTGAAAAAGGATAAGGAGCTGGCGGAAAGGTTTGAAGTATCATCAGCCGGCATATCAGCTTTTGACGGTGAACCGGCAAGCGAATACGCCGTCAGTGCATTAAAAGATCTTTATGGTCTGGATATAAGCCTGCACAGAGCAAGACTGCTGAAAAAAGAGCATATCGATAATGCTTCTCTAATATTAACCATGACAAGGTCCCATAAGCAGGCGATATGTTCACTATTTCCTGAAGCAAGAAAAAAAACCTTTACCTTAAAAGAGTTTGCCTATGAATACGGGGTGTCTGACAGAACGGCTAAAAGCAGCTTCAATCCTGATATATCAGATCCTTTTGGCATGCCGGAAAATATATATAAGCAATGTGCAAGGGAAATTAAGGATGCGGTAGTTAGGACAGTTGAAAAATTAAGGAATTATGGAAAGTAA
- the groL gene encoding chaperonin GroEL (60 kDa chaperone family; promotes refolding of misfolded polypeptides especially under stressful conditions; forms two stacked rings of heptamers to form a barrel-shaped 14mer; ends can be capped by GroES; misfolded proteins enter the barrel where they are refolded when GroES binds) encodes MAAKIISFDINARKSIETGVNKLADTVKVTLGPKGRNVVLAKKYGSPTITNDGVTIAKEIELEDPYENMGAQLVKEVASKTNDAAGDGTTTATLLAQAIVREGMKNLAAGANPMILKKGIEKATNKAVECIKADSQKIKGKDDMAFVATISSGDASIGALIADAMEKVTADGVITIEESKTSDTFTEIVEGMSFDRGYISHYMVTDSEKMEAVLEDPYILITDRKISNIQDLLPALELVVRDGGKLLVIAEDVEGEALATLVVNKLKGTLNCVAVKAPGYGDRRKEMLRDIAILTGGQVVSEEVGMDLKDMKMEWFGKAKSVKVQKENTIIVNGAGDQKAIKDRIESIKKQIEVTTSSYDKEKLNERLAKLSGGVAVIRVGAATETEMKEKKYRVEDALNATKAAVEEGIVPGGGTAYINAIPEVAKLVDSLHGDEKTGAAIILRALEEPLRQIAANAGVDGSVVVENVKKSEKGIGFDAVKEEYVNMFTAGIIDPAKVTRSALQNAASIASMVLTTESAVADKPEKKKSSPVPAGDMDY; translated from the coding sequence ATGGCAGCAAAAATAATCTCGTTTGACATCAATGCAAGAAAATCCATCGAAACCGGCGTTAATAAACTGGCAGACACAGTAAAAGTCACCCTGGGTCCAAAGGGTAGAAATGTAGTATTGGCAAAAAAGTACGGATCCCCAACCATTACCAACGATGGTGTCACCATCGCCAAGGAAATCGAGCTGGAGGATCCTTACGAAAACATGGGTGCCCAGCTGGTTAAGGAAGTTGCCAGCAAAACCAATGATGCCGCCGGAGACGGTACAACCACGGCAACTCTTCTCGCCCAGGCAATTGTCAGGGAAGGAATGAAGAATCTGGCCGCAGGGGCCAATCCCATGATCCTCAAAAAAGGTATAGAAAAGGCTACCAACAAAGCCGTTGAATGTATAAAAGCAGACAGTCAGAAAATCAAAGGTAAGGATGATATGGCCTTTGTAGCCACCATATCTTCCGGAGATGCATCAATAGGTGCTCTCATCGCCGACGCAATGGAGAAAGTGACCGCTGATGGCGTCATAACCATCGAAGAGTCCAAAACCTCCGATACATTTACTGAAATCGTCGAAGGTATGTCCTTTGACAGAGGTTACATATCCCACTATATGGTCACGGACAGCGAAAAAATGGAAGCAGTCCTGGAGGATCCCTATATCCTCATAACCGACAGAAAAATCAGCAACATACAGGATTTGCTGCCCGCCCTCGAACTGGTAGTAAGGGACGGCGGAAAGCTGCTTGTGATTGCGGAGGATGTAGAAGGAGAAGCTTTGGCCACCCTGGTGGTAAATAAGCTGAAAGGCACTCTCAACTGTGTGGCTGTTAAAGCTCCGGGATATGGCGACAGGCGCAAGGAAATGCTGCGGGATATCGCAATATTGACCGGCGGGCAGGTTGTATCTGAAGAAGTGGGCATGGATCTCAAGGATATGAAGATGGAATGGTTTGGAAAAGCCAAGTCGGTAAAAGTGCAGAAGGAAAACACCATCATAGTGAATGGTGCAGGAGATCAGAAGGCAATAAAGGATAGAATCGAGTCCATCAAAAAACAGATAGAAGTTACCACTTCCAGCTATGACAAGGAAAAGCTGAACGAAAGACTGGCAAAGCTATCCGGAGGAGTAGCTGTCATCCGTGTAGGAGCTGCCACCGAAACCGAAATGAAGGAAAAGAAATACAGGGTTGAAGATGCCCTCAACGCTACCAAAGCAGCCGTTGAAGAAGGAATTGTTCCCGGCGGAGGTACCGCTTATATCAATGCTATCCCTGAGGTAGCGAAGCTGGTGGATTCCCTCCATGGCGATGAAAAAACAGGGGCTGCGATTATTCTAAGGGCACTGGAAGAACCGCTCCGTCAAATAGCTGCCAATGCAGGCGTTGACGGTTCCGTGGTGGTAGAAAATGTAAAGAAAAGCGAAAAAGGAATCGGCTTTGATGCTGTTAAGGAAGAATATGTGAATATGTTTACAGCGGGAATCATCGACCCTGCGAAGGTCACCCGGTCTGCTCTCCAAAATGCAGCATCCATAGCATCCATGGTTCTGACTACAGAGAGCGCTGTTGCTGATAAACCGGAGAAAAAGAAATCTTCACCGGTACCGGCAGGCGACATGGACTATTAA
- the rpiB gene encoding ribose 5-phosphate isomerase B, whose protein sequence is MIIAVGSDHAGYGLKTEIIDHLKQNGYEVLDFGTCDCNSVDYPDYGLSVAEAVKDGRCEKGIIICGTGIGISIAANKVPGIRAAVCSDTYSARMSREHNNANVLSIGARVVGPGLALDIVDTWLKAEFQGGKHQNRINKITQIEKKYLK, encoded by the coding sequence ATGATTATTGCAGTTGGAAGTGATCATGCCGGATACGGCTTGAAAACTGAGATTATAGATCATTTAAAGCAAAACGGCTATGAAGTCCTGGACTTTGGTACATGTGACTGCAATTCGGTAGACTATCCTGACTATGGCCTATCGGTAGCCGAAGCAGTAAAGGATGGCAGGTGTGAAAAGGGTATCATTATTTGCGGCACAGGCATTGGAATTTCCATAGCTGCAAACAAGGTACCGGGAATCAGAGCTGCTGTTTGCTCCGATACTTATTCGGCGAGAATGAGCCGGGAGCACAACAATGCAAATGTGCTTTCAATAGGCGCCCGGGTAGTTGGACCTGGTCTGGCTCTGGATATCGTAGATACATGGCTTAAGGCCGAATTTCAAGGCGGTAAGCACCAAAACAGGATAAACAAAATTACACAAATAGAAAAAAAGTATCTTAAATGA
- the upp gene encoding uracil phosphoribosyltransferase translates to MKNVFIFDHPLIQHKVSLLRDKNTDTKEFRELVSEISMLMGYEVTRNMPLKEVEIETPVATAKAKVISGKKLGIVPILRAGLGMVDGMLKLLPMAKVGHIGLYRDPETLEPVEYYCKLPVDAEERDIVILDPMLATGGSASAAIRFIKEKGISSIKLMCLIASKEGIERVNREHPDVEIYCACVDEKLNDHGYIVPGLGDAGDRLFGTK, encoded by the coding sequence ATGAAAAATGTTTTTATTTTTGATCATCCGTTAATACAACATAAAGTGTCTCTTTTAAGGGACAAAAACACCGATACAAAGGAATTCAGGGAATTAGTATCGGAGATATCCATGTTGATGGGCTATGAGGTAACAAGAAATATGCCTCTTAAGGAAGTGGAAATTGAAACACCTGTGGCTACTGCCAAAGCTAAAGTAATTTCAGGAAAAAAACTCGGTATAGTTCCGATTTTAAGAGCAGGCCTCGGTATGGTGGATGGAATGCTGAAACTCCTTCCAATGGCAAAGGTAGGCCATATCGGCTTATACAGGGACCCGGAGACCTTGGAGCCGGTGGAATACTACTGCAAGCTGCCGGTAGATGCTGAGGAGAGAGATATTGTTATCCTTGATCCTATGCTTGCTACAGGAGGTTCTGCTTCAGCTGCCATAAGATTCATTAAGGAAAAGGGAATATCCAGCATCAAGCTGATGTGCCTTATAGCATCAAAAGAAGGTATAGAAAGAGTTAACAGGGAACATCCCGATGTTGAAATATATTGTGCATGCGTGGATGAAAAGTTGAATGACCATGGCTATATAGTCCCGGGTCTGGGTGATGCCGGCGACAGACTTTTCGGAACAAAATAA
- a CDS encoding ferredoxin, producing MKASIDREGCIACGLCPATCPEVFRMAEDGFAEVYVDEVPKGAEEAAKEAEAGCPVSVITVE from the coding sequence ATGAAGGCGTCTATAGACAGGGAAGGCTGCATTGCTTGCGGCTTGTGTCCGGCTACCTGCCCGGAGGTTTTCAGGATGGCAGAAGACGGATTTGCTGAAGTTTATGTCGACGAAGTTCCGAAGGGTGCGGAAGAAGCAGCAAAGGAAGCTGAAGCAGGCTGCCCCGTTTCCGTAATAACAGTGGAGTAA
- a CDS encoding DUF4097 family beta strand repeat-containing protein — translation MSLSEERILILKMLEEGKITSEEAARLLEALEGGEKQTSSGTAGKQQKQPNFQEEVAKVRDRLNEWKKEFQTNYNQKDFDRIVEEFSSKAEKIGKSVAATTFGLVDKMIDFVGSFVDTSTFNFFGNCPTIEKNFEAAAIEGMDLDVEAVNGPIVVKKHLDSKIVIKSRIKSHSNNADDVLVFNDSGNAVSLKLNNAVNTSVSHEIFLPAIRFKKISLKTTNGRIYAEDSLSEVFEAATQNSHIELMGVNSDAITAHTRNAKIQVSYIIGKNIEVKTTNASIDVKHIKAENVKVETTNGRIFVENAQNHENAPEMNISLKATNGGIKVNMNDMDKKGYKVRAKTTNGTVNLLIPEMLYHNRQGAGGSFVEAESNGYNDFSEKVNINAETTNSFIEIVK, via the coding sequence ATGTCACTTAGTGAAGAAAGAATTCTCATACTGAAGATGTTGGAAGAGGGAAAAATTACGAGTGAGGAAGCAGCAAGGCTGCTCGAAGCGCTGGAAGGCGGCGAAAAGCAAACCTCCTCAGGAACTGCCGGAAAACAGCAGAAACAGCCTAATTTTCAGGAGGAAGTTGCAAAAGTAAGGGATCGTTTAAACGAATGGAAGAAAGAATTTCAAACCAACTATAATCAGAAAGACTTTGACCGCATTGTAGAAGAGTTCAGCAGCAAAGCTGAGAAAATCGGTAAGAGTGTGGCAGCCACTACTTTCGGTCTGGTGGATAAAATGATTGATTTTGTTGGAAGCTTTGTAGATACCAGCACTTTTAACTTTTTCGGAAACTGTCCCACCATTGAAAAAAACTTTGAAGCTGCTGCTATTGAAGGAATGGACCTGGATGTCGAGGCTGTAAACGGCCCTATCGTGGTAAAAAAGCATCTGGACAGCAAAATAGTTATAAAATCGCGAATTAAAAGTCATTCAAACAATGCCGATGATGTTCTTGTATTTAATGACAGCGGAAATGCCGTATCCCTTAAACTGAACAATGCCGTCAACACAAGTGTATCCCATGAAATATTCCTTCCGGCAATCAGGTTTAAGAAAATATCCTTAAAAACCACCAACGGAAGAATCTATGCCGAGGATTCGCTGTCAGAGGTTTTTGAAGCTGCTACACAGAACAGCCACATAGAGCTGATGGGAGTAAATAGTGATGCGATAACCGCTCACACAAGAAATGCAAAAATCCAGGTCAGCTATATAATAGGCAAAAACATAGAAGTCAAAACCACCAATGCTTCTATAGATGTAAAACATATTAAAGCCGAGAATGTCAAGGTAGAAACTACCAATGGGCGCATATTTGTGGAAAATGCTCAGAACCATGAAAATGCGCCGGAAATGAATATCAGCCTCAAGGCGACCAATGGCGGTATCAAGGTCAATATGAACGATATGGACAAGAAAGGCTATAAAGTAAGAGCCAAGACCACCAACGGCACAGTTAACCTCCTCATTCCTGAGATGCTTTATCATAACAGGCAAGGTGCCGGCGGAAGCTTTGTAGAAGCAGAATCCAACGGTTATAACGACTTCAGCGAAAAAGTGAACATAAATGCTGAAACTACCAATAGCTTTATTGAGATTGTCAAGTAA
- a CDS encoding L-threonylcarbamoyladenylate synthase: MKTEVITIDKDNIDMDKLKYAADVIKQGGLVAFPTETVYGLGANALNEAAAHNIYEAKGRPSDNPLIVHISAPDELRRLVKSIPAKVVPLMDRFWPGPLTIIMEKSDIIPKTTTGGLDTVAIRMPSHPVAMALIRESGLPIAAPSANLSGKPSPTMAQHVIHDLYGRVDVIIDAGNVNIGLESTIVDMTVNPPMLLRPGGITLHQLEEVLGDMAIDPALSGPNISDKPPKAPGMKYKHYSPEADVIIIEGSLDRVVENINRLAREYSQKGKKVGIMATEQTKQKYSGFTVISMGDRNIPETIASNLFTDLRKFDEEGVEIVLAEAVDAEDIGLAIMNRMNKAAGYNIIKV; encoded by the coding sequence TTGAAGACGGAAGTTATTACAATTGACAAAGATAACATAGATATGGACAAGCTTAAATATGCGGCAGATGTAATAAAGCAAGGAGGACTGGTGGCTTTTCCCACCGAAACGGTATACGGTCTCGGTGCCAATGCGTTGAATGAAGCTGCAGCCCATAATATATACGAAGCCAAAGGCCGCCCTTCCGACAACCCGCTGATTGTACATATTTCAGCACCGGATGAGCTGAGACGGCTTGTAAAAAGTATCCCCGCAAAGGTTGTCCCTCTGATGGACAGGTTTTGGCCGGGACCTCTTACCATCATAATGGAAAAGTCCGATATAATACCTAAAACAACCACAGGAGGTCTGGATACTGTTGCCATAAGGATGCCTTCCCATCCGGTAGCCATGGCATTGATACGGGAATCCGGTCTTCCGATAGCAGCGCCCAGTGCGAACCTTTCAGGAAAACCAAGTCCTACAATGGCGCAGCATGTAATTCATGATTTGTACGGCAGAGTGGATGTGATAATAGACGCGGGAAATGTCAACATAGGCCTGGAATCAACCATTGTCGACATGACTGTAAATCCTCCCATGCTTCTCCGTCCAGGCGGCATCACCCTTCACCAACTGGAGGAAGTATTGGGCGATATGGCAATTGATCCGGCCCTGTCAGGCCCTAACATATCAGACAAGCCCCCTAAAGCCCCAGGTATGAAGTACAAGCATTATTCTCCGGAAGCAGATGTCATCATCATTGAAGGCAGCCTTGACAGGGTGGTGGAGAATATAAACCGCCTTGCCCGGGAATACAGCCAAAAGGGTAAAAAGGTCGGTATCATGGCGACAGAACAAACAAAGCAAAAATACAGTGGTTTTACAGTGATTTCAATGGGTGACAGAAATATACCTGAAACCATAGCTTCCAACCTTTTTACAGACCTGCGGAAATTTGATGAGGAAGGGGTCGAAATAGTGCTGGCGGAAGCCGTAGATGCTGAAGATATCGGCCTCGCAATTATGAACAGGATGAACAAAGCTGCCGGGTATAATATAATAAAAGTATGA
- a CDS encoding ZIP family metal transporter, which translates to MKNLISVSFIGLVSGIIGTGIGGLMAFFVKNISNRILSLILEFSAGLMTSVVCFKLIPEAFELGEPFTTICSVLTGVLVIILLEDVILNAEFLKKGRRNTGLLKAGILTAIGIALHNLPEGFAVGSGFEASLSLGVTLTLVILIHDIPEGIAMAVPLRAGGFSRMRAFMLTILSGIPMGLGAFIGAALGGISKQFISLCLGFAGGAMLYIVCGELVPESKKLYRGRLPSIGNVLGIICGIIVSIYN; encoded by the coding sequence ATGAAAAATTTAATTAGTGTTAGCTTTATCGGCCTGGTGTCCGGTATAATCGGAACAGGAATCGGCGGGCTCATGGCTTTCTTCGTTAAGAATATCAGCAACCGCATACTCAGCCTAATACTGGAATTTTCAGCAGGCCTGATGACATCGGTGGTTTGCTTCAAACTGATTCCTGAAGCCTTTGAACTGGGAGAGCCCTTCACCACTATCTGCAGTGTGCTGACAGGGGTTTTGGTTATAATATTACTGGAAGATGTGATATTAAATGCCGAATTTTTAAAGAAGGGCAGACGCAACACCGGCCTTTTGAAAGCCGGTATTCTTACTGCCATCGGCATAGCCCTCCATAACCTTCCTGAAGGTTTCGCCGTCGGATCAGGTTTTGAGGCATCCTTGAGCCTTGGCGTAACGCTTACATTGGTGATACTCATCCATGATATACCGGAAGGCATTGCCATGGCCGTACCTCTTAGAGCAGGCGGATTCTCCAGGATGAGGGCCTTCATGCTTACGATTTTATCAGGAATCCCTATGGGATTGGGAGCCTTTATCGGCGCTGCCTTGGGTGGAATCTCAAAGCAGTTTATTTCATTATGTCTGGGCTTTGCCGGAGGTGCGATGCTCTATATTGTCTGCGGCGAACTCGTGCCCGAATCCAAAAAGCTCTACAGAGGACGACTACCATCCATCGGCAATGTTCTGGGCATAATATGTGGTATAATAGTTTCAATATATAATTAG